A window from Vigna angularis cultivar LongXiaoDou No.4 chromosome 7, ASM1680809v1, whole genome shotgun sequence encodes these proteins:
- the LOC108319285 gene encoding uncharacterized protein LOC108319285 — protein MGDKKKKAQMFVKLVSAAGTGFFYVKRKPRQFTEKLEFRKFDPRVNRHVLFTEAKMK, from the coding sequence ATGGGTGACAAGAAGAAAAAGGCTCAGATGTTTGTGAAACTAGTGTCTGCTGCCGGCACTGGATTTTTCTATGTAAAGAGGAAGCCAAGGCAGTTCACAGAAAAGCTTGAGTTTCGAAAATTTGATCCTAGGGTTAATCGTCATGTTCTGTTTACAGAGGCTAAGATGAAGTGA
- the LOC108319276 gene encoding rosmarinate synthase, with the protein MASEVRYICKRTVVSTKAVEPGKYFPLSALDHHMQQNHIRLVCYYQGSGEALELGEITKKLRESLSEMLTHFPMVSGRLTRDEIGHWKIKCNDAGLRVVEAKAKGSLQEWLPNLHREKELQLVHWEDMFHKPYYWSTFYVQLTEFEEGGLAIGLSCVHLLADSTSAISFMKAWADISMGHKIITPPLFHPLPLTKHANTNPNHHHHVELIHHYKSLIGKPISFREARYTTISLGFSAQMVQACMSMAQFNGPITPFEALAALFWVSLSKVRGLRNGLVDMSICLDMRKVLGLDTGFFGNCMVYNKVHEVEGENQKLKFAEAVRAISDVVDRMDYKGVMDLIEWLENADVNSPTMMNGHVLVCGSLEGVDPYFVFEDGFKPIHVSCYVEPVLGEGQILILPGPPGEGPLSRVAMVTLREEEATKLCEDELISQFSPTTLMKFQ; encoded by the exons ATGGCCTCAGAAGTAAGGTACATCTGCAAAAGAACTGTAGTGAGCACCAAGGCAGTGGAGCCAGGAAAGTACTTTCCTTTATCAGCTTTGGATCACCACATGCAGCAAAACCACATTAGGTTGGTCTGCTATTACCAAGGTTCAGGAGAAGCATTGGAGCTTGGAGAAATAACCAAGAAGTTGAGAGAGAGTTTGTCAGAAATGCTGACCCATTTCCCCATGGTGAGTGGAAGATTGACAAGAGATGAAATAGGGCATTGGAAGATCAAGTGCAATGATGCAGGATTGAGAGTGGTGGAGGCCAAAGCCAAAGGAAGCTTGCAAGAATGGCTACCAAATCTTCATAGGGAAAAGGAACTCCAACTTGTGCATTGGGAGGACATGTTCCACAAACCTTATTATTGGTCCACATTTTATGTTCAG CTGACTGAATTTGAAGAAGGTGGATTAGCAATAGGCCTAAGCTGTGTTCATCTCTTGGCAGATTCCACTTCTGCAATCTCATTCATGAAAGCATGGGCTGATATTTCAATGGGTCATAAAATCATTACTCCTCCACTCTTCCACCCTTTACCTCTCACAAAACATGCAAACACAAACCCTAATCATCACCACCACGTGGAGTTAATACACCATTACAAATCTTTAATTGGAAAACCCATTTCCTTCAGGGAAGCAAGGTACACTACCATTTCCCTGGGCTTCTCAGCCCAAATGGTTCAGGCCTGCATGTCAATGGCCCAATTCAACGGCCCAATAACACCCTTTGAGGCCCTAGCAGCCTTGTTTTGGGTCTCTTTGAGCAAAGTCAGAGGCTTGAGAAATGGCCTTGTTGACATGTCTATATGCTTGGACATGAGAAAAGTGTTGGGCCTGGATACTGGGTTCTTTGGGAACTGCATGGTGTATAACAAGGTCCATGAAGTAGAAGGGGAGAATCAGAAATTGAAATTTGCAGAAGCTGTCAGAGCAATAAGTGATGTTGTGGATAGAATGGACTATAAGGGTGTGATGGATTTGATTGAGTGGCTAGAAAATGCTGATGTGAATTCACCTACCATGATGAATGGTCATGTTCTTGTTTGTGGTAGCTTGGAGGGTGTGGACCCTTACTTTGTGTTTGAAGATGGGTTCAAACCCATTCATGTTTCCTGTTATGTGGAGCCAGTTTTGGGAGAAGGACAGATTCTCATACTCCCTGGCCCACCTGGGGAGGGTCCCTTAAGCAGAGTGGCTATGGTGACCTTAAGAGAAGAGGAAGCAACTAAACTTTGTGAAGATGAACTTATCTCACAATTCTCTCCCACTACCCTAATGAAATTTCAATGA